The genomic window AGGCAGGCGGGTTAACACATCATGGTTTATGGCACCGTTTACAGAAATACTCCAATTTACGGGACTATTTTTAGGTAGAGGCCGCAGCACCACTGACAGCTCATAACCATAATCGATCAGGCCGGCATCATTACTGGATACACTTCCAAAACCGGTCATACTCGAAAGCGTCATGTCGCGTTTTAGATTGGTCACTTTTTTATAGTAAGCATCGAACATAAACTCTATTTTGCTATCGAAGAAGCCCATATCTACACCAAAATTATACGTAGTATTGGTTGATGGCTGTAAAACACTATTGGGTAAACTGCCATAATTTATACCGATACGGGGAACGCCAACGTAATTGCCTGTTGGGGCATAGGTTCCGTACAGGGAATAAATATTTCCGGTAGGCTGGATATTCCTGCCCCAGCTCATGCGGATATCACCGGATGACAGCCATTTGGAGTTAGCCAAAAAGTTTTCTCTGTTAAAATTCCATCTAAATCCAACAGAAGGATTTTTAGCAAAAGGATTATCAAAGCCGGAAACAGATGACGCATCAAGCCGGTAGGTAAGATCGAGTACATACTTTTTCTTATAATCGTAAGAAAAAGCACTGGCGAAAGATACCACATGTTCGTTTTTATAATTTCCGAGCACTCCTCCTCCCCTGGAAGCGAAACTACTTGCACCCAACGGCCCCTGAAACTGATCATTGGGTGTACGCTGCTGTATAATAAACGACGCCTGATAATCTTTGAGGTAAACCTCGCCAAACGAGTTTACAAAGAAATTATGTGTACCGTCTTTTAAACTCTTGGAATAAGTGAACCCGCTCCTGTTATACAAGGTCGAATTCCGTTCGTTATAAGAATAAATACCTGAGTACAAATAATTGGCAGCAGCTGGTGTAAATGTTTCTTCTGTTCCTACCGCATAATCGTAGCTACCGCTTGAAGAAACCCTAAAGCCAGGAAACACCAGAAAATTCACATCAACATTAGAGCGCAGGTTTTTGGCAACATTGTCATTTTTGATGGTCAGCGCCGATAGTACCCCGCTAGTTGTTTGAAATAAAGATGGGCCAGGAAGCAAGGAGGAGACCGAAGCATTGGTTGCTACGCCTGTTTGAAAAAGCCCCTGTCCATCACCTTTATTCTTTTTCCCCAAACCGCCGGCAAGATTTATAAATACACCAAACTTATCACTTGGCTTATAGTTCATATTTGTGGTCAGGTTATAGCGTTTATACCCTGTATTTTCTATAATTCCCTTTTCTCCATAATATCCAAAGTTGGTTTTGTAATTGAATTTATCATTACCTCCATCGATATTCAGATTCTGCGTGGTATTATAGGTTGTCCTGTAAAATACCGCCTGCCAGTCTGTAGAATTGTTATAATATGGATTTAAACTATCTGCCAGGATGGGTGTAGTGGAAATTTTCATCACATCTACATAATTCCCCATGGTTAAAATTTCATTGATCTTGGCATCCCGTTCAGATTTGCCTCCAAGGGTTTCTCGGAGTTTTGGACTTTTGTTAACGAAAAAAATTAGCGGTATATCGGATTCTTGGCACTTTAGAATTACCACGCCTTGTGGTAATCAGGATAACACCGAAAGCGCCCCTTGAACCATAAAGTGAGGTAGCCTGCGCATCTTTCAACACTTCAATACTGCCAATATCCTCAGGAGGGATTAGCGAGAGCGGGCTAACGCCCGGACCTGCAGAATTGAAGCCGTATTCGAAATTTGCATCAGCCTCTACAGGTACGCCATCTATTACATAAAGTGGAGAAGTAGGCGTTAAAAACGAACTGGTTCCCGAACCCGAAATATCAATTCCGGATACACCGCGTATTGCTACAGATCCACGATAACCGGGTGCCCCGGTATTTACCTGTATATTAAGGCCGGGAACTTTGCCCTGTAGCAGCTGTTCTGCATTGGAAACGGGAATATCCTGGATTTCTTTTCCGCTGATTACATAGGAAGATCCCGTACTGGTTTCTTTTAACCGTTTCTGATAACCCCGAACAACCACCTCTTCCATATCAGAAGAACTTGCGCCTAAGGTAATGTTCAACAAAGTCTGTCCGGATTTAATTTTAACCCGGTTCTCGTTATAGCCGATATACCTAAAAATAAGGGTTGATTCTGGAGCTACTGCAATGGTGTATCTGCCATCACGATCTGTAAAAGAAGTTGGTTTTGGTGGCTTACCGTCCAATAAAATTGTTACATCTGGTATGCCCTGTCTGGTTTCCCTGTCCATAACAATTCCTTTAACAATTACTTTTTGTACCTGTGCTGCCAGGTAGCCCGGAACCAACAGGCCGGCTATAAAAACCGTGAGCAATAATATTCTCTTTGTCATTTGTATCATATTAAGCCTACACATTAATATTCGTCCTGAAACCTTGGCGTGTCATTGCGGAAATGGAAATCTATTTCCCAATCGCCTTCGCGGAAGATGCTGAAATTAAATTTCAGCTTTCCGGTTTCCCTTATCCCATTAAACCCGATCCGGGTGTAGCTAAACTCTACCATGGCCCTGGAACCATCACCGTTGGTATATTTTGTTGGAAGTTTAACCAGGGGAATCGGGTAAGCCACATCATACCGTACATAATCACCCGTTTTTTGCATGTTAAAGCCGTGTATCAATCCGGCCCATTTGGTATCTTTAAAAGCATCTACATTCATCGGGTTTTTATTTTTGTCCAGAAACTTAAAGGTTAAGGAATTGCCATTGCCCGTTCTTTTAAAATAGATGTAAACATCTTTATTATCGTTAGAAAGTGCTTTCCTGGTATTTTGGCCGATCATCCCACTTAGTTCAGAAGGTAGTATAGAATCTTTCGGCAGACTTGAAATCACATCCATGTTGGTAGGCTCATAGGGCATTTCCCTAAGTGGATTAAGTAACAGATCCTTAATGGTTTTCTCTCCTCCTGAATTGGAAACCTTGACATCGAAAAGATAGCCACCGGGGTTAGTAGAGCCTTGATATGCAGGTACCGATGCATTGGTAGCACTCTGCCAGAGAATCAGATCACCCGATTTTCTCAGTTCCCACAGCGGGTGATCTTCTTTTTTTCTTTTATCGAGAATTTGCTGCAGACTGGTTTCTTTGCCATCATAAGCGGTAGACCATACCCAGACCGGCTGTACTTTTGTGAGGTTATCGGCAGGGGTTCCATCTGCTTTTCTGACGTTCAGCAACTGAAAAGTTAAGGGCAAACTTGAATTGTCGTAGTTAAAAATATTGGTTATTACGGTTGTACGCCCCAATACCGGCGAAAAAGTTTTCGTGGTATAATCTACTTTTTCGCTGAAATAATCTACATCAGCAGGGATATCCAGCCATTTTTTACAACCCGTTGCTGTACTTATTATAACTGCTGCAAAAGCAAGATATATGTATATTGTTCTAAATTTCATATCAGTATAGTTTAGTTGACCCGTTTGATGACAAAATTGTTCACCTGTATGTCTTTGGTTTCATGAAAAAACCGCATCACATGATTACCTGCCTTCAAGTGAAATACAGGGCTCTCGACCAACTGCCAAACCCACCAGCCTTTATTGTTTGGAAAAGTCAGGGATCCTGTTACGTCCTTGTAATCAAATTCTATGTGAAACTTTAAAGGCGTTGAAGCATTGCCATTGCCGAGCCTTGAAGTAATTTTATAATCTCCCTCTACAGGTACATTTACAGAGTAAACTGTCCATTCGCCGGCTACTGTCCATCCCAGGGAATAACTGGCTGTATAAGTACCAGCGGCATCGGTATACATCTGACCAAGGTTCCCGAATGCAACATCAATATCCACATATTCCGCTGGCCTGTAATTGCCCCCGTTTTTAGTTAAGTCATCGTGATAGGCAACACCTTCTCCACCCAGGTCATAGTCTTCCGCTTCGATCAACACGGTTTCGCCGACGACCGAGGGCAGAATAAAAGGTCCATTGTAACCTGCTGGTCTGAATGTACTTTTATCATAGGGTTCGGCCTTAGGTTTGGTATATTCGCCAAATCCAAAAGGATGGGGTGGTTTCCAGGACGTGCACAATACCGTTGGAGGTACGGATGTTAATTGCATCAGCAGTAGCTAAAACCCAGTCTTTAACGAAGCTGCTTTTTTTGGTAAAGAAATATTTAATTACTGCTGGCCCACCACCCTTGTATCCACTCGCATTAGCAGTGGCCAGTTTACCGTTCATGGGATAATCATACCTAACCGCCTTAAGCATTTTTCCGTCAGTCTGTGTCAGAGAATCTGCTGTATAACTTCCCCTGATTACATACCTGCAGATCATACTGTCGAGCGACTCATCTGCCATATCTTTAAGGTAAACCGGAGCTTTTCCCCGTAATTTCCTGGTGGTATTCAGTTTATCGACTACCTGTTGAAAACTCTGATTGGTAACTGCAAATAAGGTTACGTTGTTGTTCCTTAGCGTATCGGTTAATTTTAGGCGATCGATTACAAATAAGAGCGAATCAAAGATCCCTTTCTTACTTTTCAAATAGTCGTATGTAGTTCCTGGAAAGGCGACTGTACTGTTGATGTAATTATAATCACCTTTATCCTTTGAACAGCCAGCAACAAGCATTGATCCCAGCAGGAGCACGCTCATGTATTTAGATATCATTTGTATACGTTTCATAACCATAAATTATCTGTTCCAA from Flavobacterium sp. W4I14 includes these protein-coding regions:
- a CDS encoding TonB-linked SusC/RagA family outer membrane protein (product_source=TIGR04056; ko=KO:K21573; superfamily=56935; tigrfam=TIGR04056) codes for the protein MGNYVDVMKISTTPILADSLNPYYNNSTDWQAVFYRTTYNTTQNLNIDGGNDKFNYKTNFGYYGEKGIIENTGYKRYNLTTNMNYKPSDKFGVFINLAGGLGKKNKGDGQGLFQTGVATNASVSSLLPGPSLFQTTSGVLSALTIKNDNVAKNLRSNVDVNFLVFPGFRVSSSGSYDYAVGTEETFTPAAANYLYSGIYSYNERNSTLYNRSGFTYSKSLKDGTHNFFVNSFGEVYLKDYQASFIIQQRTPNDQFQGPLGASSFASRGGGVLGNYKNEHVVSFASAFSYDYKKKYVLDLTYRLDASSVSGFDNPFAKNPSVGFRWNFNRENFLANSKWLSSGDIRMSWGRNIQPTGNIYSLYGTYAPTGNYVGVPRIGINYGSLPNSVLQPSTNTTYNFGVDMGFFDSKIEFMFDAYYKKVTNLKRDMTLSSMTGFGSVSSNDAGLIDYGYELSVVLRPLPKNSPVNWSISVNGAINHDVLTRLPGNINQIVIDGDPTKNNPATVLRVGRNTLSNFLLNNQGVYGSNAAVPVDPATGLLYRTDNSSTAFFRAGDPIWQDLDGDYVLTNKDRMVLGNSQPIVTGGLNTYLSYKNFSLNVNGSFTLKRDIINDALASRLRLVSNPFGSSVYLPLSDVNYYGSSGAAAAYPNPFDYTRSGIINPFRSNQSLFQEDGSYFKLNNVTFGYTLGKQLAKRMGLNMARVYLSANNVVTFSSYSGPNPENVTALGYDSSAGYPVSRTYNLGVNVEF
- a CDS encoding TonB-dependent SusC/RagA subfamily outer membrane receptor (product_source=TIGR04057; cath_funfam=2.170.130.10; pfam=PF07715,PF13715; superfamily=49464; tigrfam=TIGR04057; transmembrane_helix_parts=Inside_1_4,TMhelix_5_24,Outside_25_278) yields the protein MTKRILLLTVFIAGLLVPGYLAAQVQKVIVKGIVMDRETRQGIPDVTILLDGKPPKPTSFTDRDGRYTIAVAPESTLIFRYIGYNENRVKIKSGQTLLNITLGASSSDMEEVVVRGYQKRLKETSTGSSYVISGKEIQDIPVSNAEQLLQGKVPGLNIQVNTGAPGYRGSVAIRGVSGIDISGSGTSSFLTPTSPLYVIDGVPVEADANFEYGFNSAGPGVSPLSLIPPEDIGSIEVLKDAQATSLYGSRGAFGVILITTRRGNSKVPRIRYTANFFR
- a CDS encoding hypothetical protein (product_source=Hypo-rule applied; pfam=PF16398; superfamily=50729; transmembrane_helix_parts=Inside_1_4,TMhelix_5_22,Outside_23_347), with product MKFRTIYIYLAFAAVIISTATGCKKWLDIPADVDYFSEKVDYTTKTFSPVLGRTTVITNIFNYDNSSLPLTFQLLNVRKADGTPADNLTKVQPVWVWSTAYDGKETSLQQILDKRKKEDHPLWELRKSGDLILWQSATNASVPAYQGSTNPGGYLFDVKVSNSGGEKTIKDLLLNPLREMPYEPTNMDVISSLPKDSILPSELSGMIGQNTRKALSNDNKDVYIYFKRTGNGNSLTFKFLDKNKNPMNVDAFKDTKWAGLIHGFNMQKTGDYVRYDVAYPIPLVKLPTKYTNGDGSRAMVEFSYTRIGFNGIRETGKLKFNFSIFREGDWEIDFHFRNDTPRFQDEY
- a CDS encoding hypothetical protein (product_source=Hypo-rule applied; cath_funfam=2.60.120.260; pfam=PF03422; smart=SM00606; superfamily=49785); this translates as MQLTSVPPTVLCTSWKPPHPFGFGEYTKPKAEPYDKSTFRPAGYNGPFILPSVVGETVLIEAEDYDLGGEGVAYHDDLTKNGGNYRPAEYVDIDVAFGNLGQMYTDAAGTYTASYSLGWTVAGEWTVYSVNVPVEGDYKITSRLGNGNASTPLKFHIEFDYKDVTGSLTFPNNKGWWVWQLVESPVFHLKAGNHVMRFFHETKDIQVNNFVIKRVN
- a CDS encoding putative surface protein with fasciclin (FAS1) repeats (product_source=COG2335; cleavage_site_network=SignalP-noTM; cog=COG2335; pfam=PF02469; superfamily=82153), producing MVMKRIQMISKYMSVLLLGSMLVAGCSKDKGDYNYINSTVAFPGTTYDYLKSKKGIFDSLLFVIDRLKLTDTLRNNNVTLFAVTNQSFQQVVDKLNTTRKLRGKAPVYLKDMADESLDSMICRYVIRGSYTADSLTQTDGKMLKAVRYDYPMNGKLATANASGYKGGGPAVIKYFFTKKSSFVKDWVLATADAINIRTSNGIVHVLETTPSFWIWRIYQT